GGCTGGGGATTGCCCGCGAAATACACCTTGGCGTAGTACACAGCGAAGCTGAGGTGCAATTCCAACCAGGTGGTGAACAGCGCCGCAAAAAACAAGCTGATGCGCAAGGGAGCAGGCAGCAACCCCTGCCCCGATTTCACATCGTGCACACAGAAGCTCAGCACCAACACGCTCAGGAAGGCCAGCAACACCGTGCGCTGCAACAGGCGGGCTCCATTGGGGCGCCAGGTGGAGAAGATCTCGCGGGTCCGCGCGGCATCCAACCGCAGCGAGGTCCGCACCATGCGCAGCAGATCGGCCAAGGTGGTGGCGAGAATCGCCAGGGTGAGCGCCTCAGCCGGGTGAAAGCGGGCCACAAGACCCACCACCATCACCGCGGTTCCGAAGGC
This genomic stretch from Synechococcus sp. HK05 harbors:
- a CDS encoding DUF1345 domain-containing protein, producing MAKHPVAFEDLARCLRAFAFGTAVMVVGLVARFHPAEALTLAILATTLADLLRMVRTSLRLDAARTREIFSTWRPNGARLLQRTVLLAFLSVLVLSFCVHDVKSGQGLLPAPLRISLFFAALFTTWLELHLSFAVYYAKVYFAGNPQPSADGDGAQVFIFPGTDEPLFTDFLYVAYSVALTFAMSDVDLEDGLARRIVLLQAIVSFLFYSTIFSMVTNLMVS